The sequence ATAGACGGCCCCGTGCGTGAGGGAGAGCGCGCGCAGTTGTTCTGGTCATGCGGCGGCGCGGCGATGAGCGAAGCCACCAGCGTGGACTTCGTGATCGCCGCCGATGGAGGCTGGCGCAATTATGAAGTCGACTTGTCCAGGCACCCGCGCTGGCGGGGGCGTATTTCGGCGCTCCGCTTCGACCCCTGCGCCACGCGCGACGCCAAAATCCATGTGGACACGTTCGCTTTCCAGACCGGCCGCGCCGCTGAGGCATCCGCGCCTTGAAACTGCGCATCGTCGCGTTGACGTGCTGCGCTGCAGCAGGCGGCTTCCTCTGCGAGTTGGAGGGCCACGCCGCCACGGCGCTCGGGCGCATCTCCGTCGAAAAAGCGCCCGGCGAGCCGGGCCGCTTCTTCTTCCGCGACACCGGCGCAACGTTTCATCCAAAGGGCTTTAACCACACCGTTCTCGAACATGGCGGCTCCGGGTGGCACGCCACGTTCAATGCCGGTGTATACGACCCCGAGTCGCTGGAAAACACCTTGGCAGCCATGAGAACCGCCGGCGCAAACACGGTTCGTGTCTGGGCCTGGGGCGTACAGAAGGCCGGCGGCTTCACGGACGCCCCCGCGGACCTCAACCCGGCCTACCTGGACAACTTCCTGGATTTCCTGCGCCGCGCCGCGCGGCATGACCTCCGCGTTATCGCCATCCTCGACGAAACACCGCAAGGCCCCCACTATCGCGCGACCGCGGACGCGGCGTCCCGGGCATCCGGGATGCCACCTTTGCGTGGACATAACGGACAGTACCTGGACGCCGGCCTGATCGCGGCGAAACGCGCGTGCGCCGCCGACTTCGTTCGGCATATCCGCGAATGCGCCCCCGAACTACTGCCTGCCGTGCTGGCTTGGTCGCTCGCCAACGAGGTGTGCGTCACCTTCACCGCCGAACCGTTCAGCAACACGCAAGGCACGGTAACAACCTGTACGGGCAAGAGCTACGACATGGCGGATCGCGGCCAGCGTCAAGCCTGTTACGATGAGAGCATCCTGACCTGGGCAAACGAGATTGCCTCAGGCATCAAGACGATCGACCCGGATGCATTGGTCACTGCGGGCATGTGGACCGCCGACGCGCACGGCCGCGCGCCGAACAACGGTCTCTGGCCCGATGACAGGGACCCCCGTATCCCGCCCCGGCCGTCCGTGCTTGCCGGACCCGGCTGCCGACTCGACTTCATTGACGTGCACGTCTATCCCTGGGACGGTACGGCCAGAATCCGCCGGGACGCGCATGAGCGCGACGCGGTCATGGCGGGGCATATCCCCGCTATCGTTGGCGAGTACGGCGTGTTCAAAGACAGGCAGATCGGTGAAACACGCACGATGCTGCGGGAAATGGTTCGACAAGCCTATGCCTTGGGCTACATCGGCGACCTGCACTGGGTCTGGGACCTCACCCGCGTGTCCGGTCAGACTTGGTCCGCGGTGGAAGAAGGCCTTGCACCCTTTCTCATGCAACTCCCTCGCCGACAATGATTTAGAGAGAATTGCCCAACGCGCAACGGGATGCCTCCTGTCTGGAACTGCGCGGCGGCCGTGCTGCGAGGATGCTCTGGGTGCGAAATACCATTTATTCCATTTTTCCTTGCTTTTTTGACACTTCCAGGGCATACTCTAATTGTAGACGTGACGTGACGGCAGACGGTATTAACAAATGGTCTTATATTATTTTGCCTGGGAGAGGTCTCATCCATGGAAGTCATCGCGGGACGCACCGACAGTGATCCAGAATCAAGGGAAAGCCGTAAACGGGAACGGCGCCGGGTAATCCGGCAACAATGCCGGGTACACATCGAACTCATTGTGCGTTGTTCGCTGGGCGCCGGCAACGAGTGGAGCGTCAACACTATCGACGTCAAGGGCAAACTCCTTGACCTGAGCAACGACGGGGCAATGGTGTTCACGAAAGACGCGTTCATAGACAATCAGGAACTGCGCGTCACGTTGTTTCTGCCCGATGAATCCCCCGTGGTCACTCTCGCGGCTGTTCGATGGTGCAAGCCCCTTCACGACAAGGGCGGCCACGCTTCGGGCATCCGTTTTCGCAACACGTCGCCCAAGGGCGTGGTCTCCATCGAACACTTTCTCGAACGGCTGTTCGCGGGCGAATTCGTGAGCGAGTAACCCCGAAGACGGGCTATTCCGCGACAAACTCCGCGAGTTCGATGTCATGCTGGAGTACTTGACCATCCTCCAACACGACGACCGACCAGGCTTCGGGTGTTTCTGGCGCCTCAACACCGTCCCGGCGATTGTAGCAGCAGGCAAAAAGCGTATAGACGCCCGGCGGCAGAGACTCTATCTGGTAGCTGCCGCTCTGATGGATGGATTCACTCGTTTCCGCGCGCATGCGGCACTTGAATTCGAAATCGTTGTCGAGGCCGGGCACGTTGCCTTCCAGCACGACAATGCGCGCTTTCCGATAGACCTCCGGAAAGGTAATAAGGCCCTCGATTACGCCTTCCGAGGGCTCGATGTCAATGTTCAGCGTGGTCTGGCGCCCCGCTTCCACGGCCGCGTCCAGCCANNNNNNNNNNNNNNNNNNNNNNNNNNNNNNNNNNNNNNNNNNNNNNNNNNNNNNNNNNNNNNNNNNNNNNNNNNNNNNNNNNNNNNNNNNNNNNNNNNNNGCACGACAATGCGCGCTTTCCGATAGACCTCCGGAAAGGTAATAAGGCCCTCGATTACGCCTTCCGAGGGCTCGATGTCAATGTTCAGCGTGGTCTGGCGCCCCGCTTCCACGGCCGCGTCCAGCCATACGATACGATGCGCCGCCTCCGTGAGGTGAGCATTGGCCTCTATCAAGTACTCGCCTGGAGCCAGCCTTTCCACGCAATACTCCCCTGACGCGTCTGCCCATCCGGTCCATTCCGACTCCCGGCCGCCGCCCACGGCGGGCAATCCGGCGCCATCCGTTCTGTGCGCCGTCACGCCGCCGCTGACCGGGGCGCCGCCATACATGACCGTGCCACAAATACTGCCCGCGGGCGTGAGCGAGACCGGCATATCCAGCGTCTGGCCCGAACCCAACGCCACGTTCACCTCGCTGACGCAATAGTATTCGGCCCACACGCAGAAGGAAACCGTTCCCGGCGAAATACCCACGATTTCAAAAACACCGGATTCCCCATCGACGGTAGTCTTCCCAAAAACGGGGTTTGGCTCGCTGGGCGAGACCACCTCGTTCACACGGACATTTCCATGCCGCACAGGCCTTCCGGAAAGGGCATCCGCGATAACGCCCGTGATGTTGCCCTTCTCACCGGGAGACTCTACTACGACCTCCAAGTCCGCAATATGCGCTCCGGCACTTACGAGCACCGGCTGGTTCCGCGCCCGCTGCAACCACGCTTCGCCCCGCCCCGCGAGAAACACATAGGTTCCGGGAGAGACCTCCCAAAGCGAGAAGTTGCCCGCGGCGTCGCCCTGCACGGGGTCCGGCGGCACAGCACGGGGCTGAAGCACCGTATCCTCGTCAAGGCCACCGTCCGCCAGTTTGGCGCACACCGACGGTTGTGCAACGATGGCGCCCTGAGAATCGATCACGTGGCCGGAGATTCTTCCTGCCGGCTGCAGACGGAAGTCAATGCCGGATAGCGTGTTGCCCTGTCCGGAGGGCAGGACGCCGGGCCGCGCTTCACCGATGTCGCTGTCCTCGCCCATGGCCGCCTTGGCGCTCACGATGAAACCGGTCAGCGTCTCGGCGGCATTGGCAAGCACGGGGCTGATGCATGGCACGCGCTTTTCGAGCATTCCATAGCCGCCGGCCCGCGCGGTTATGGTATACACGCCGCGTGCGGGCAGCTTGCCGCCGTGCTGGTAGCTTGCTGCGCCGAGTATATCCATCGGGACCAGCCCATCCAGCCGGTATGACCCGTCGTCATCGGTTACCGTGGCGCGTTCCTCCGCCACCCGGGTGTTGGATTCGCCTGCCCACTCCGGGAAATGCGTCGCCGTAACCAGCGCGCCCGCGACCGGGAGACCGGCCGTCGAAACCACGCGCCCGGCAATCGAGACTCCGTCGAACCGGAA comes from Candidatus Hydrogenedentota bacterium and encodes:
- a CDS encoding cellulase family glycosylhydrolase; its protein translation is MKLRIVALTCCAAAGGFLCELEGHAATALGRISVEKAPGEPGRFFFRDTGATFHPKGFNHTVLEHGGSGWHATFNAGVYDPESLENTLAAMRTAGANTVRVWAWGVQKAGGFTDAPADLNPAYLDNFLDFLRRAARHDLRVIAILDETPQGPHYRATADAASRASGMPPLRGHNGQYLDAGLIAAKRACAADFVRHIRECAPELLPAVLAWSLANEVCVTFTAEPFSNTQGTVTTCTGKSYDMADRGQRQACYDESILTWANEIASGIKTIDPDALVTAGMWTADAHGRAPNNGLWPDDRDPRIPPRPSVLAGPGCRLDFIDVHVYPWDGTARIRRDAHERDAVMAGHIPAIVGEYGVFKDRQIGETRTMLREMVRQAYALGYIGDLHWVWDLTRVSGQTWSAVEEGLAPFLMQLPRRQ
- a CDS encoding PilZ domain-containing protein, with product MEVIAGRTDSDPESRESRKRERRRVIRQQCRVHIELIVRCSLGAGNEWSVNTIDVKGKLLDLSNDGAMVFTKDAFIDNQELRVTLFLPDESPVVTLAAVRWCKPLHDKGGHASGIRFRNTSPKGVVSIEHFLERLFAGEFVSE
- a CDS encoding carboxypeptidase regulatory-like domain-containing protein, with the translated sequence WLDAAVEAGRQTTLNIDIEPSEGVIEGLITFPEVYRKARIVVLEGNVPGLDNDFEFKCRMRAETSESIHQSGSYQIESLPPGVYTLFACCYNRRDGVEAPETPEAWSVVVLEDGQVLQHDIELAEFVAE
- a CDS encoding sigma-70 family RNA polymerase sigma factor, with the protein product MTTSEKDLLVRWQSLREGDALAEIVRRHGGMVYAACRRMLSDSAEAEAVTQETFLALNAATGKEAPGHTGPWLHATAVDRCLQRLESPRRRQRREAMLAGLDKHAAGSQTEIEWPGIACVLDEDLNTLQEEFGAPVIMHFLSGLSHAEIAEETGVPRRTVSERIEMGLEMLCKAIGKHGVTLNSATLAILLATHIDASAAMPPGLLAAIRKTDRTGLALEGARASASAFLPGKTIALGTIAVFAAVLAGLGLCLLRGGAVQPAVPGTLDASGAAASSDDRAVPVPGDGAEAERTGILEGLANALANGGISGTVYDDSIIYHPERLAGLDLLNTSNKVFEQALLHVAHKPVPGVLVVASAEGRRQVALTDASGKYAFASLPAGTWTIRAERPSGAITVGEEEVEVTLKGDESRADVNFVFRFDGVSIAGRVVSTAGLPVAGALVTATHFPEWAGESNTRVAEERATVTDDDGSYRLDGLVPMDILGAASYQHGGKLPARGVYTITARAGGYGMLEKRVPCISPVLANAAETLTGFIVSAKAAMGEDSDIGEARPGVLPSGQGNTLSGIDFRLQPAGRISGHVIDSQGAIVAQPSVCAKLADGGLDEDTVLQPRAVPPDPVQGDAAGNFSLWEVSPGTYVFLAGRGEAWLQRARNQPVLVSAGAHIADLEVVVESPGEKGNITGVIADALSGRPVRHGNVRVNEVVSPSEPNPVFGKTTVDGESGVFEIVGISPGTVSFCVWAEYYCVSEVNVALGSGQTLDMPVSLTPAGSICGTVMYGGAPVSGGVTAHRTDGAGLPAVGGGRESEWTGWADASGEYCVERLAPGEYLIEANAHLTEAAHRIVWLDAAVEAGRQTTLNIDIEPSEGVIEGLITFPEVYRKARIVV